A genomic window from Triticum urartu cultivar G1812 chromosome 7, Tu2.1, whole genome shotgun sequence includes:
- the LOC125523740 gene encoding F-box only protein 8-like, with amino-acid sequence MPGKRGARTFLDHLPEDIIDRILIRLPPRDVGRCRVVCALWRSVTSTPEFMLEHRRRQPSLPIVDGAGRSASLVVVRDAGARTTSQQLWPFLAGFEHRNDEVCLRCTCDGFTIIARRGQFYICNPVTRKQALLPQPPSGLGVRTTVIALYMHHPTGEYRVLWVSGSQNWTESSLYVLTVGSDKPRHVEVTMPTVLSASMEWVLVEALIRTPPIQHRGSLHWCPADAKQITGDGEDIIVFDTQAESFRWMRSPNLLIQPDVYHMGNLLNMQEALAFSVVTLSTLDVWVMQDYEANIWAFKYRIDLPRVEKSRQLNLTSLKRKRMTPLDTTVRWFNQIAMFNDRELLIQFNRNRVLRCDTDGNVSGMVKIAKKQYCMVLTGHRLQESMIPIPCHEIQQEDDEPPFSATRKMFRPI; translated from the coding sequence ATGCCGGGCAAGAGAGGCGCCAGGACCTTCCTCGACCACCTTCCAGAGGACATCATCGACAGAATACTCATCCGGTTGCCGCCCCGGGACGTCGGCCGCTGCCGCGTCGTCTGTGCGCTGTGGCGCAGTGTCACCTCCACGCCTGAATTCATGCTCGAacaccgccgccgccagccaTCGCTCCCCATCGTCGACGGGGCCGGACGATCTGCCAGTCTCGTTGTCGTCCGTGACGCCGGCGCGAGGACCACCAGTCAGCAGCTCTGGCCTTTCCTCGCAGGTTTCGAACACCGTAACGATGAGGTTTGTCTCCGATGCACCTGCGATGGCTTCACCATCATCGCCCGTAGAGGTCAGTTCTACATCTGCAACCCAGTCACCCGCAAGCAAGCTCTCCTACCGCAACCTCCATCTGGGCTAGGCGTCCGCACCACCGTAATTGCTTTATACATGCACCATCCAACCGGAGAGTACAGGGTGCTTTGGGTCTCAGGATCACAAAACTGGACCGAATCCAGCTTATACGTCCTTACGGTTGGATCGGACAAGCCGAGGCACGTCGAAGTCACAATGCCAACAGTCTTGTCGGCTTCCATGGAATGGGTGTTAGTGGAGGCGCTGATCCGTACTCCACCAATCCAACACCGGGGCAGTCTGCACTGGTGTCCTGCTGATGCCAAACAGATTACAGGAGATGGTGAAGACATTATTGTGTTTGACACACAAGCCGAATCATTCCGGTGGATGCGTAGTCCGAACCTACTAATTCAAcctgatgtgtatcatatgggcAATTTGCTCAACATGCAAGAAGCACTAGCTTTCTCGGTCGTCACGTTGAGCACATTGGATGTGTGGGTGATGCAGGATTACGAGGCCAATATTTGGGCCTTCAAGTACCGGATTGACCTACCGAGAGTGGAGAAATCACGACAATTGAATTTAACCTCTCTGAAACGGAAAAGGATGACACCACTTGATACAACAGTGAGATGGTTCAATCAAATTGCTATGTTCAACGATCgtgagctcttgatccagtttaATAGGAACCGTGTGTTACGCTGCGATACTGACGGCAACGTCTCAGGAATGGTGAAGATTGCAAAGAAACAATATTGCATGGTTCTTACTGGGCATCGCCTCCAAGAGAGCATGATTCCAATTCCATGCCATGAGATACAACAAGAAGATGACGAGCCTCCATTCTCCGCAACAAGGAAAATGTTCAGGCCGATTTGA